A stretch of DNA from Kangiella sediminilitoris:
GGTGCCATTGAATGCTGTTGTTTGGTTTGAGTACCCAGTGGTTCTCATCTTCAAATACTAACAGTTGGCTTGGTATACCCTGACGCTGTAGAGCAGTGAACGTGCCCAGAGATTGGGTTTCGGGAACTCTGAAATCTTTTGTCCCTTGAACCACCAGCATTGGTGTTTGCCATTTATCAACATGATGTACTGGGTTAAATTTTTCATAGTTTTCAGGTACGTCAAAATAGGTGCCACCATTTTCCCATTCAACAAACCATAGCTCCTCAGTCGCATAGTACATCATGCGGTTATCAAAAATGCCGTCGTGGTTTACCAGGCATTTAAATTGTTCCGGCCAGTTACCAGCGATCCAGTTAATCATGTAACCGCCATAAGAGGCACCAAGTGCGCAACTGTTTTCAGTATCAATGAAAGAGTAGGTGTCTTCTATGTAAGACATACCCTTCTGTAGATCTTCAAATGGTTTTCCACCCCAGTCGCCAGTAATCGAGTCTGTGAACTCCTGACCGTAACCAGTCGAGCCATGGAAGTCGATCATGACCGCAACAAAGCCCTGCCCAGTATAAGTCTGAGGATTCCAACGGTAATGGAAATGATCACCAAAACTTCCCTGAGGACCGCCGTGAATTAAAAAGGCAAGTGGGTATTCTTTTTCAGGGTCAAAGTCTGCCGGTTGGACGACATAACCATAAACAGTTTCATCGTTCCAACCTTTAAAGCTGAATTGCTCATAGTCGCCAAGTTGTAAATCAGACATGGCCTTTTTATTAACCTGAGTAATTTGAGAGCTTTTACCCGTTGTTAAGTCCATGTGGTACAGATCGGCTGGATTCTTTAAGTCATCATACTGATATATCAGCTTGTCAGAACCCACACTAACAGCGCCGACATAGCCTTTTTCGGTTAAGAGTGTCGGTTCACGACCTTCAATATCAAACGACCACAATGATTTTTTGCCAATATTATTACCTGTTATGAATAATTTCTTTCCGTCATGACTAAAAGCGTAAGAAGAAACCGAGCGATCCCATTCAGCAGTAACGTTAGAAACTTCACCAGAATCCAGGTCTTTAATGTGTACTTGTAATCGATCTGCTTCAAAGCCTGGGCGATCCATAGCAAGCCATGCCAGCTTGCTGCCATCAGGACTAAATACCGGCTGAGTGTCCCAGGCCTTATTGTCTGATGTCAGGTTTGTTATTTCACCGCCATCGATTGAAACCTGATACAGGTCAAAGTTAGTTGAGCGAGACTCTTTTTCATCTGCAATACGTAAAGTGAAAACAACAGTCTCACTATCTGGACTGATGGTATATTCTTCAGCGCCACCGAAAGGGTTGGATGGAACATTACCATCGAGCTGATGGGAGAGGGGAGTGACGCCAGTTGTACCTTTATCAGATAGCTTGGCGCTAAATAAACGGCTTTGTGTACCATCTAGCCATTTATCCCAATGACGGACAAAGGTTTTGTGGTAAAGCTTGCCAGTAGCTTTGCGTTCCTTTGCCTCTGCGAAGTTTTCCTGGCTACACAATAGTGTTTTACACTCAGGAAATACTGTTGCGCTGAATACGATATAGTTATTGTCCTTTGATAGTTTGTAAGTATTGATATCAACTGGAAGATCAGATACCTGGACAATGTTATCTGTCTTTAAGTCATAGCGGTGAAGTTGATTAGAACCACTTCGGCTTGATAAAAAATATATCGACTGACCGTCAGCCGACCAGATTGGTGTGGTATCGGCCGCCTGGTGCTGTGTTATTTGAACCGTCTCTCCACCGTTGGCAGGAACTGTATAAATGTCATAAAGGGCTTTATCGGCTTTTAAGTCCGTGGTTCGCAACTGATAGGCGACAGTTGAGCCGTTAGGCGATAGGGTGGCGCCACTTACTCTATTAAGAGTAACAAGATCCTCGGCGGTAAAGTTTTTTGCATCAATGGACGGCTGATATCCAGCCATAAAAGCACCTGCTAGCAGCGCTAAGTATTTCATATTCATCAACTATGCTCATTTATTCATATTGTGACAAAACTATACAAAGCTTTGTCGGGCAAGTCGATATTTTTGCTCAAATTGCAGTTGACAGGACCCGACCTCATGCTAAAATGCGCGCCTGTTTGGGGCTATAGCTCAGCTGGGAGAGCGCTACACTGGCAGTGTAGAGGTCAGCGGTTCGATCCCGCTTAGCTCCACCAATTTTTATTACTGCTTTGTTGGATACTCAGTCGTTTATTTTAATAAACTTCCTTCGTATCCGCCGCGCATTAACTAAAAATACATTAGTTTTAAAAGTTTTGTGTCCCGTTCGTCTAGAGGCCTAGGACACCGCCCTTTCACGGCGGTAACAGGGGTTCGACTCCCCTACGGGATGCCACATTAAAAAGCTCGACCACTTGGTCGGGCTTTTTTTATGTCTGTATATTCTGTATGGGGGTGGACTGTTTCCTAAAAAGCTGTTCAGGCTACGACATATCTTTTTAGTCGAGTTCTTTAATAAATTCGCGCGTTAGTTCTCTTAATTTTTTGATTTGAGAGCTGATTTCTTCCTCCGAGCGGGTATCTCTATTACCCAGCTTCGAATGATGGAAACTCCATGCGGATTTTAGCGTTGTGGCTTGTTCAGCGAAGTTTTCGGGAAGAAGGGCCGATAGATCTTCAATTAGTGCTATATTCCCCCAGCCCTCAATTAAACTTTTATCATAATGTCGCTGCCATTCTTGTGACTTAACGTCAGGGGCATTAAAGTGCAGGTCATTAGTAATACTTTGCAGCTCACCCAGTTGCAGAATAAGCTCAAACGCAGCATTGCGAAAATTTCTATTGAGCTCACTGGTGGAGCTTCGCCAGGTATTATAGGTTAAAGCAATGACTGCGATAACCAGACCAATTATCGCCAAGCTGTTATTCTTCAGTTGTTGTGTAAACGTTTTATGCCTGCTCATACAGTTACTATATCTCAATAAATAGATATATGACTACTGAGAGTCACAGTGCATATAATTCTGATGGAGTAGTTTGGCTCAAGTAAATTACATCACAAGTTTTCCTTCTACATAGGCAACAGACCGTTTACAGAATGAAAAATAACCAAAGTGATTGATATTAGAACAAAAAATAAAAAAAAACGTCGAAAACTAAAAAAAAGTGCAATTATGCTTTGACAAACGTCCCTGATAACATTATTATTTCGCCCGCGTTGGAGGCATACAGTAACAAACGCCAACAACAACAAGTTTTGTGTCCCGTTCGTCTAGAGGCCTAGGACACCGCCCTTTCACGGCGGTAACAGGGGTTCGACTCCCCTACGGGATGCCACATAAAAGAAACCTGGCTATATGCCAGGTTTTTTTATGTCTACATTTCCCGTAGCGGAGCTTTTAAACATTCGATGACCGCCATGCACTGAGTTTGTTCCCAACAAACACAGTATTCCCGCCATCCCTGGCGGTCAGATAGCGGAAGTGCCGAAAATGCATGGATGCAATTTTCGGCCTCCCCTACGGCAGCTTTCTATCACTGTCTATAATCTGCGGTTTAATTTAATGTTCATTTCCCCTGAAGGGGCTCCTTTTGGTCGTTTATACGAGCAAAAAACGAACCAAAAAACTCGCCCCAAAAGTTAGACGCTTACGCGTTTCCCTCATGCCACAAAATTACTGTTCGTGCCGCACCACGGGCATTCCTTTCAGTCACCACGAAACTTCCCTGTTTCGTCTTGCTAAATTGGGCTGTCCATGCCCAATTTACACGGCAATTTTGTGCCATGAGGCTAACTTAAAAGGGGGGGCTTGCCGTTGCCTTCTTAATTCTCAGAAATTATTTTTATGTATATAAGAATATTAGGGGACGCTCTTCACTCACTTCCCACAACCCATTGATTTTGCGAGTATTCATAAAAACAAGTATATTGTTAATGTTCGCTTTATAGGGGTATTTCCCGCCAAACAGAACATTAAAAATAAAAAACAATTAATTCAATAAGATACAAGCCATGCGCTGTATTCTTATGTTAGCTTCTATAGGAGAATCATAAAAAAAATGGGCAAATTTATTATAGTTACTACTTTATCGGCTTTAGCGCTGGCAGCCTGTAGTTCAACACCGACTAGAAGCGTCACCAACTACCAGGCACAAGGTAATCTAGAATCACCTAAGCCATCTGGTTGTGTAGAAATTAGCAAGCTTTCAAATGAGCAAAACCCGGTAGATATTTTTACTGGTCTAAATATCTGCTTATCTCAAAATAACTATGAAAATGCGGCGGAACTGTATTTTGCTGGCATGGCTTACGGTTACTTTGATACTAAGCGAGTTTCCGATAAAACAGCGCATCAGGCAATCAGTGTTCTGCGTATGAATACTTTTAGCTCTCAATCACAAGAATCTATGGAAAAATTGCAATCAGAAATAACAAATATTTTGTCAAGCAATGCTGAGCTCTGTAAAAAGCTATCTAGTTTAGGCGCTCCTGAATATAAGCCAACTTATATGCTTCAACATGGCATGGGCGCCTTTACCGGCCAAAGCACAAATGATGACCTTGTAGAAAGTTTCGATGCGGAAGTTACTTGGGAAGAGTCTTTGGCTAAGATAGCAAAATGTGGTCAAAGCTAACAAACGGTTGTAGGCGCCGCGAAGAGCACGGCTGGGACGACTTACGCTGCGCTTCAGCCGCCACTAAACCTGTCTTTATGGCATACGGATAGTAAAGAGGTAAGGATATGGCACACGAGGCAGAAATTTATCCTCATCACGACTTATTCAATTTGGCCTACTACCATCTTCAAGTTATTGAACAGAAGCAGCATGCAGAAACGCCGGACTCTATCGCGTTGGATTGTATGAGCTGTCTGTTGGCGCTGGGTTTGACCGTAGAAGCGTTGATCAATTTTTCAGGAGAGGCGGTCGTTCCTTCATGGGATGAACGAGATAAGTATCATGTCAAGCTCAGAAAGGTTTGTGAGAATTTGGGCTATAAATTTAATGAATCTGAGGAGCCTTTTAAAACGCTCAAAGAGCTAAAGATGATCAGGGACCGCATGGCTCACGCTAAGCCAATAAAAAGGGAAAGAGAAATCGCCTCGCTGGCAGAAATTGATCAGTTATTGGCGAATGAATGGGATCCTTATTTAACGCCTGAGCAGGTGACTAGCATTTATGAACAGGTGGATGCTTTCGAAAAAATGATATATCGAAATCCGGCTATCCAAGAAAATGGGATTCTGACCTGCGCCTCAGGTTGGTCTGGGGATTTAAAGCCATAACAAGTCACGGAAGACGGACGCGTTACTCCTATCAAAATATCCCTAACCAACTATTAATTAGCCTATTCTTTTCACATATTGTATCATTCACTCATAAATTCTAATTGAGAATCATTCACAATGATCGAGTCTATTATTAACCGTGTTTCATGCGGACGTCTGGAAGCGCCAGCTCCTTCAGAAGAGCATTTAGAGCTGATGTTCAAGGCCGCTTTGAGAGCGCCTGATCATAAAGGGTTGAAGCCTTGGGAGTATATTGTTTTTGAAGGAGAGGAAGCGCTTAATCGTTTTGGCGATTACATGCTTCAGGCGAGCTTAAAAGATAATCCTGAATTAGATGAAGCTGCCCAAGAGAAGTTAAAGAAAAAACCTCACCGAGCGCCGATGGTTGTTGTGGCAGTAGCTAAAGCAAATAACCACCCTAAGGTTCCGCACATCGAAGAAGTGCTGTCTACAGGTGCCGGAGTTCAAAACCTGATATTGGGAGCTTATGACCTTGGTTATGGCGCATACTGGCGTACAGGTAGTTTGGCCTTCAATGACCACATGAAAGCGCCATTAGGACTGGATTACGAGGATACGATCGTTGGTTTTATTTATCTTGGCACTCCATCGGTAGAGCTTAAGACGAAGCCTATTCCTGAGGTTGAGAATTTTGTGAGGAAGGGTTGAGCCTTCCTTCACAATTTATGAATTGGTAACTCCGATTACCAGCATCTTTTTAATCTGCTCGACAATCGCTTTTATCACGTCTTTATCATATTCCTGAATTCTTGGGGTATGGATATGCCCGGTAGGCACGGTTGTTCCCAGTTTATTTCCAAGATTCACGGTTCGGTAGGAGATTTCGTTGGACAGATAGCCGCCACCGCCGCCACGAACGGCAACTTCCCCCTTAAGCTCATCAAGAGTGTTTGGCTCAAAGGTTTTATTTAAGGTCGTAACTTTGCGGTTATCATTAATTTCATAAGGCCCGTCAGCTTTCATCATCGCTTCATAGGGTAACGAGTACTCAACGAACTCGGGTCCCTGCAAAAGCTCTTTTCCCTGTTTAGGAATGAGAGGGGATTCGTCAGAACCACCTGAGTAGAGATTGTTGTTGTCTGGCGCTGAAGCTGAGCGACGTCGGCCGGGGAAGTGCTCCAAATCAAAATTTTCCCGTCCCATGCTGATAGTCGCCAACATATCAATTGAGTTATTCTTGAGGTAGGGCTCAACAACTGTTTCAACTGAGCCATCATCAAAGTCCTGGTAGCGAACTGGGAACATGGCTGACTGGATTTCGATGACTTTACCGTCATGTTCGATCCGTTGGTTATCCAGTCGCAGTGCAGCAACTCCCGACGGATTACTTTGCTTGATATTTCTGTCCAGAAGAAAAGGGTCGAAACCTGTAATTAAAATTTTAACATTAGAGTCATTTTGAAACTTAATATCGTTGTAGCCACGAGAATGGTGTTCAACCATGGATATGAGTTGTTGAACCTGCTTTGATGTTAAACCTAGAGACTCTCCTCGTAATCGTAGGGCCTTGGTCATTTTCAACCGAGCCCAATAAAGCGGACGATCGTCATAACTTGACTCTGTATGTTGTAAGTCACTAGTGGCCTTATCCCATAGAGCCTCTGCATACTTTACGGTAAGCTCTTTTGCCGCAGAAAAGTTTTCGGTCTCCTGAAGTTGGCTAGAGAAAGACTCTGCCTGTTCATCATAGCGGTTCACGATTTCAGGGATTACGTCATCGGCTTTATACAAGCGGATTTCTTCAACGGTAATGTCGATAGAGGCATAGGAACTGGCTGCCGCAAGCATTAAACCGGCGGCGAGAAGAATATTGTTCATCTGATTAAAAGCCCTTCCAAATTTTGGATGTTTTTTCTTCGTAGTCTGGGTTGTCACGCTTTTCGTTAATCTCGTCGTATTTCTTTTTTTCAGCTTGGCGGGCAGGGGAGTCCGGATGAATGGTCTCATCCAGCTCTTCTAGGAATTGGGTAATTTCACTTTTATAACCAGATTTAGTTATGGTCTTGTTTTTTTTCGACTTCTTTCCTGTGCTCATAGTGAAGGCTCCCCGGTTGGTCTATGATGACTATATCAGCATATAAAAAGGGCTGCAAAAATGCAGCCCTTAAACTGTTACTCAATGTAACTGAATAACACTATTTAGAACTTAACGTTATTCGGTACTCGAGGGAATGGAATGACATCACGAATATTCGCTACGCCTGTTACGTAGGACACGCAACGATCGAAGCCTAGACCAAAACCTGCGTGTGGAACCGTACCGTAGCGACGCAGGTCGCGGTACCACCAGTAATGTTCAGCCGGTAATCCCATTTCTGCAATTCGCTTGTCCAGAACATCCAGTCGCTCTTCACGCTGTGCGCCACCAATGATTTCGCCGATACCCGGTGCCAGTACGTCCATTGCGGCAACGGTTTTCTCATCGTCATTCAAGCGCATGTAGAAGGCTTTAATGTCTTTCGGGTAGTTCATGACTACGGTCGGACGGCCGACATGCTCTTCTGCGATGAAGCGCTCGTGTTCAGATTGTAAATCGATACCCCATTCGACAGGGAACTCGAATTTCTTACCCGACTTTTTCAGGATATCAATAACGTCGGTGTAATCCAGGCGTTCAAACTTGTTATCGATAACGTTACGTAGGCGGTTGATACATTCACCATCGACACGCTGCTGGAAGAAGGCCATATCGTCTTCACGCTCGTTTAATACGGCTTCAAACACATAGCGCATCATCTCTTCCGCTAAATCGGCGTTATCGTGTAAATCTGCAAATGCAATTTCAGGCTCGACCATCCAGAACTCTGCCAGGTGACGGCTGGTATTGGAGTTCTCTGCTCGGAACGTTGGACCAAAGGTGTAAACCTTAGACATAGCCATTGCATATGCTTCAACGTTTAGCTGACCTGATACCGTCAGGAAAGCTTCACTACCGAAGAAGTCTTTGCTGTAATCGATATTGCCTTTGTCGTCTTTCGGCAGGTTCATTTGATCCAGGGTACTGACACGGAACATTTCACCGGCACCTTCTGCATCAGAAGCGGTAATGATCGGAGTATGAATCCAGTTAAAACCGTTTTCATGGAAGAAGCGGTGTATTGCCTGTGCTATGGAGTTACGTACACGTGTCACCGCACCTGTAATGTTGGTTCTTGGACGCAAGTGTGCGTTGTCACGCAAGAACTCCATGCTGTGACGTTTTGGCTGCATAGGGTAAGTGTCAGGATCCTCAACCCAGCCAACGACTTCAACCTGAGTCGCCTGGATTTCATAAGATTGACCTTTACCTTGCGACTCGACCAGCTTACCCGTAATTTTTACGGCGCAGCCAGCAGTCAGCTTAATAACCTCAGAATTATAATTCTCAATATTATTGTCGACTACGGCTTGGATAGGATTAAAACAGCTGCCATCATGCACGTTGATGAATGACAACCCAGCTTTTGAGTCGCGACGAGTGCGAACCCACCCTTGGACGGTGACCTCTTCACCAATGCCTGGTTTCCCCGCAAGGGCATCGACAATAGTTACTAACATAGTGTTAAGCTCCGTTTCGGCTTATTAGGTTATTGTGGTTACGTGTTATACGTTCAAAAAAGAAGGGGTATTGTATTAGAACTTTAATTTGCCTTCCATTTTTAGGCGAAAATTGACTGCTTTTTTTTCGTTATCGGTAAAATTATGCCAGTTTAGTACTTCTTCAAAGGTTCTCCCGCATCCTCGGCAGACTTCATCGCCCAGAACCGTGCTACAGGTACCGATGCAAGGTGAAGCGGTGGGGCTACGTTTGCCTTTGGCCGAAATTGACACTTCTTTAGATCTCCAATACTTATTTTATTAACAATACTGGCATTATGTTACCGTGAGAATTGGCGTATTGCTAGTGGTCTTTAGCTGATTTTGACACTATATCTAGTTATTTCTGCTGGTTATATGCGAAGGCCAAGAATGCACTTGTATTGGGGTAGTTTGTAAGTTATTGTGCGCAAAATATCTATTTAAACGTCTAAAAGTCCATGTTTGAGTTAGAGCCCAGTCAAATTGAAGAATATCGAGAAGATAAGCCTGCTTATTACCGCCTTTTGGGTGCACAACTAGAGGCACTATTGGGGGAGGATACCAATATGGTGACCAATATGGCCCAGGTCTCGGCATTTATATTCCAGATGTTGCCGGATCTCAATTGGGCGGGCTTCTACCTGACTAACCCGGAAAAATTTGCCAGCCTGATATTAGGGCCATATCAGGGGAAAGTCGCCTGTGTGCATATTCCATTTGGTCGAGGTGTCTGCGGTACTGCTGCTGAAACACGCCAGACGCAGTTAGTCAGAGATGTCGATCAATTTGAGGGACACATAGCCTGCGACGCAGAATCTCAAAGCGAGGTTGTGGTTCCCCTGATTGTTGATGGACAGGTAAAAGGAGTACTGGATATCGACAGTCCCGTAAAAGGGCGGTTTGATATGGAAGATGCCCAGGGTTTTGAGTTGCTGGCCAAGGTCTTCCTAGATAAAACCAATTTGGCTTAGGATTTACATAACTAGTTATTGGTATAAAAAAACTCCCTATAATGGGAGTTTTTTATAAATTGGTGTGATGGACTAGTTATTACTGTCTGCTTCCTTTGAGCTGGTCTCATCGCTATCAGCTTCTTTATCGTCCGATGGCTGCGAGGTGTCACTAGTTTGTATTTCCTCATTTGACTCATCTGGCTGATCGTTTTCTTGCTCAGACTGATCCTGGTCTTCATCCGAGGAATCTCCACCATTTTCAGGTTCTTCTTCAGGCGCAGTCTCTTTGGGTTTCTCGACTAAAGATTCGTACTCCTTTATC
This window harbors:
- a CDS encoding S9 family peptidase — encoded protein: MKYLALLAGAFMAGYQPSIDAKNFTAEDLVTLNRVSGATLSPNGSTVAYQLRTTDLKADKALYDIYTVPANGGETVQITQHQAADTTPIWSADGQSIYFLSSRSGSNQLHRYDLKTDNIVQVSDLPVDINTYKLSKDNNYIVFSATVFPECKTLLCSQENFAEAKERKATGKLYHKTFVRHWDKWLDGTQSRLFSAKLSDKGTTGVTPLSHQLDGNVPSNPFGGAEEYTISPDSETVVFTLRIADEKESRSTNFDLYQVSIDGGEITNLTSDNKAWDTQPVFSPDGSKLAWLAMDRPGFEADRLQVHIKDLDSGEVSNVTAEWDRSVSSYAFSHDGKKLFITGNNIGKKSLWSFDIEGREPTLLTEKGYVGAVSVGSDKLIYQYDDLKNPADLYHMDLTTGKSSQITQVNKKAMSDLQLGDYEQFSFKGWNDETVYGYVVQPADFDPEKEYPLAFLIHGGPQGSFGDHFHYRWNPQTYTGQGFVAVMIDFHGSTGYGQEFTDSITGDWGGKPFEDLQKGMSYIEDTYSFIDTENSCALGASYGGYMINWIAGNWPEQFKCLVNHDGIFDNRMMYYATEELWFVEWENGGTYFDVPENYEKFNPVHHVDKWQTPMLVVQGTKDFRVPETQSLGTFTALQRQGIPSQLLVFEDENHWVLKPNNSIQWHHVVNNWLHQWLNEKQ
- a CDS encoding nitroreductase family protein codes for the protein MIESIINRVSCGRLEAPAPSEEHLELMFKAALRAPDHKGLKPWEYIVFEGEEALNRFGDYMLQASLKDNPELDEAAQEKLKKKPHRAPMVVVAVAKANNHPKVPHIEEVLSTGAGVQNLILGAYDLGYGAYWRTGSLAFNDHMKAPLGLDYEDTIVGFIYLGTPSVELKTKPIPEVENFVRKG
- a CDS encoding C15 family peptidase, giving the protein MNNILLAAGLMLAAASSYASIDITVEEIRLYKADDVIPEIVNRYDEQAESFSSQLQETENFSAAKELTVKYAEALWDKATSDLQHTESSYDDRPLYWARLKMTKALRLRGESLGLTSKQVQQLISMVEHHSRGYNDIKFQNDSNVKILITGFDPFLLDRNIKQSNPSGVAALRLDNQRIEHDGKVIEIQSAMFPVRYQDFDDGSVETVVEPYLKNNSIDMLATISMGRENFDLEHFPGRRRSASAPDNNNLYSGGSDESPLIPKQGKELLQGPEFVEYSLPYEAMMKADGPYEINDNRKVTTLNKTFEPNTLDELKGEVAVRGGGGGYLSNEISYRTVNLGNKLGTTVPTGHIHTPRIQEYDKDVIKAIVEQIKKMLVIGVTNS
- a CDS encoding CBU_0585 family protein yields the protein MSTGKKSKKNKTITKSGYKSEITQFLEELDETIHPDSPARQAEKKKYDEINEKRDNPDYEEKTSKIWKGF
- the asnS gene encoding asparagine--tRNA ligase, producing MLVTIVDALAGKPGIGEEVTVQGWVRTRRDSKAGLSFINVHDGSCFNPIQAVVDNNIENYNSEVIKLTAGCAVKITGKLVESQGKGQSYEIQATQVEVVGWVEDPDTYPMQPKRHSMEFLRDNAHLRPRTNITGAVTRVRNSIAQAIHRFFHENGFNWIHTPIITASDAEGAGEMFRVSTLDQMNLPKDDKGNIDYSKDFFGSEAFLTVSGQLNVEAYAMAMSKVYTFGPTFRAENSNTSRHLAEFWMVEPEIAFADLHDNADLAEEMMRYVFEAVLNEREDDMAFFQQRVDGECINRLRNVIDNKFERLDYTDVIDILKKSGKKFEFPVEWGIDLQSEHERFIAEEHVGRPTVVMNYPKDIKAFYMRLNDDEKTVAAMDVLAPGIGEIIGGAQREERLDVLDKRIAEMGLPAEHYWWYRDLRRYGTVPHAGFGLGFDRCVSYVTGVANIRDVIPFPRVPNNVKF
- a CDS encoding DUF1289 domain-containing protein, which translates into the protein MSISAKGKRSPTASPCIGTCSTVLGDEVCRGCGRTFEEVLNWHNFTDNEKKAVNFRLKMEGKLKF
- a CDS encoding GAF domain-containing protein — its product is MFELEPSQIEEYREDKPAYYRLLGAQLEALLGEDTNMVTNMAQVSAFIFQMLPDLNWAGFYLTNPEKFASLILGPYQGKVACVHIPFGRGVCGTAAETRQTQLVRDVDQFEGHIACDAESQSEVVVPLIVDGQVKGVLDIDSPVKGRFDMEDAQGFELLAKVFLDKTNLA